The following proteins come from a genomic window of Prionailurus viverrinus isolate Anna chromosome D1, UM_Priviv_1.0, whole genome shotgun sequence:
- the LOC125146797 gene encoding calcitonin receptor-stimulating peptide 1-like isoform X2, whose product MGFWKFSPLLILGILALYQVGMLQAAPFRSALESPQDAAMLNEEELRLLLAAMVKDFVQRKASELQQEQETEGSRVTVQKRTCNSATCVAHWLGGLLSKAGSVANTNLLPTSMGFKVYNRRRRDLGLKQ is encoded by the exons ATGGGCTTCTGGAAGTTCTCTCCTCTCCTGATTCTTGGCATCTTGGCCCTGTACCAGGTGGGCATGCTCCAGGCAGCACCATTCAG gtctGCTCTGGAGAGTCCTCAGGACGCTGCTATGCTCAATGAGGAGGAACTGCGCCTCCTCCTGGCTGCAATGGTGAAGGACTTTGTGCAGAGGAAGGCCAGTGAACTGCAGCAGGAGCAGGAGACCGAGGGCTCCAG AGTCACTGTCCAGAAGAGAACCTGCAACTCTGCCACTTGTGTGGCCCACTGGCTGGGAGGACTGCTGAGCAAAGCCGGAAGCGTGGCAAACACCAACTTGCTGCCTACCTCTATGGGCTTCAAAGTCTACAACAGGCGCCGCAGGGACCTTGGACTTAAGCAGTAA
- the LOC125146797 gene encoding calcitonin-like isoform X1, producing the protein MGFWKFSPLLILGILALYQVGMLQAAPFRSALESPQDAAMLNEEELRLLLAAMVKDFVQRKASELQQEQETEGSSLDSFRAKRCSNLSTCVLGTYTQDLNKFHTFPQTAIGVGAPGKKRVMASSLERDHGPHDGMTQDTY; encoded by the exons ATGGGCTTCTGGAAGTTCTCTCCTCTCCTGATTCTTGGCATCTTGGCCCTGTACCAGGTGGGCATGCTCCAGGCAGCACCATTCAG gtctGCTCTGGAGAGTCCTCAGGACGCTGCTATGCTCAATGAGGAGGAACTGCGCCTCCTCCTGGCTGCAATGGTGAAGGACTTTGTGCAGAGGAAGGCCAGTGAACTGCAGCAGGAGCAGGAGACCGAGGGCTCCAG CCTGGACAGCTTCCGAGCTAAGCGGTGCAGTAATCTGAGCacctgtgtgctgggcacataCACACAGGACCTCAACAAGTTTCACACGTTCCCTCAGACTGCAATTGGGGTCGGAGCACCCGGCAAGAAAAGGGTCATGGCCAGCAGCTTGGAGAGAGACCACGGCCCTCACGATGGCATGACCCAGGATACCTATTaa